GGACACTTACGAATCCGCCTACTGGTCCGCGCAAAGCGCGCTTGGCGGCGCGAACGCGATCCTGGACGGCGCACGTGAGGCGTATGCATTGTGCCGGCCGCCGGGGCATCATGCGCGGGCTGAAGCGGCAGGCGGGTTTTGCTATTTGAACAACGCGGCGATCGCGGCGCAGGCGCTGCGTGCGAAGGTCGGCCGCGTCGCCATCCTCGATACCGACATGCACCACGGCCAGGGCATACAGGAGATTTTCTACGATCGCAGCGACGTGCTGTATGTATCGATTCACGGTGATCCGACGAACTTCTATCCGGTCGTAGCCGGCTTCGATGACGAACGCGGCGAGGCGGCCGGTGAAGGTTACAACGTGAATTTGCCGATGCCGCACGGGTCATCGGAGGATGTGTTTTTCGATTCCCTCGATACCGCCGCGCGCGTGCTTCAGCGCTTCCAGCCGGACGTGCTTGTGCTGGCGCTGGGCTTCGATATCTACAAGGACGATCCTCAATCGATGGTCGCGGTGACGACCGAAGGATTCGGCAAGCTGGGCTGCGCGATTGGTGCGCTGAACTTGCCAACATTGATTGTGCAGGAAGGTGGGTATCACATCGATACGCTGGAGGTGAATGCGCGCGCGTTCTTCGATGGGTTTAGCGCAGGGCGTTGAGGAAGGCGAATCCTTTATTGAAATTTGACGGCGGTGCTGGGTTACCAGCACCGCCGTTTTTTTATCGAAGCGGTCCGGTCAAGACGTTGCTCAACTTTGATCTCTATCTCAAATTAATACCACTTGAATACCATTTTGCGACCGGATAGTCTTCTGCGTTCAGGTGAATTGCTGGCGGTAACCGCAACGACGGAGGCGATGTGGCAAAGGTTCGATTAATTTGTTTTGCAATACTAACAACAGTTTGTGACACATCGGCATGGGCAGCGCCCGATGCGCTCGAAGACGATGAACTGACGCGCGGCACGACGCGGCCCTGGATCTCGGAAGAGGTGCCGAGTCTTTTCTCAAAATCGGAGACGACCGTCAGTACAACGTTTTATTCGAGAAATCGACATGCGACCGACCACGCCGGCGATATCCATGTCGATGCGCTCTCGTTGGGCCTGGACTGGCGCTCGGGCTATGCGGCCGGACCTTGGGGTTTTGTCGGCGCGGATCTGTCCGGCTTTACGAATATGCGGCTCGCTCCGGGTACCGGTCAATCGGAAGTGCTGTACCACGACTATCGGGACGGCGCCGATAAAACCTACGCAACGCTTGCACAAGCCGCGCTGAAATGGCGCAGTACAGCGACCGGCGACGGATGGCAAGTGCGCGCCGGTTACACGCCAATCAGTGTCGGTACGCTGGGAACGTCGGGTGGCCTGCATTCGCACGCGTACCGCGGCGTGGAGTTGAAGTACCGCGTGGCGGGTTGGGAAGTTGGCTACGGCCTCGCCGATCAGTTTCGCAACGAATGGGACAACCGGTTCCGGCCGATGACCAACGCGTGGCATCAGAACCGCGATCAGTACGACGGCACGGCCAGCCGGATCGACTTCGTGCACAGCGTCGGCATTCGCTACGAGGCTAGTGCCGACAGCTCCGTCGACGCGGGCGTGGGCGAGGGCCGTCGTTATCGCCGCAATGCGCAGGTAGCCGCCACGCGCGCCTGGCGGATCGCCGATAGCGGCACGGTGACAGCAACGGGCTACGCGCTGTGGGGTCGCTACGAAGCCGCGCTGGGGCCGAGCGCCACGCCACGTGACGAATGGCACGCGAGCACCAGCGTGGGCTACGCCACTGGACCCTTCACGGTCAGTTTGGGTTTCGGCGTCACTCATGCGCCCGACTCGGGCGAGATGAATTTTCGCCTGACGCCATGGGCGAACAGCGACAACCGCAACCAGATCCAGACATGGGGCCAGCTCGATGACTTCGTCTGGGACGGCACGCGGGTGCTCAAGGCCGCGGCGTCTTATCAGATCGGGTCGTATGTCGGCATGCCGGGTCTTGCGGTCGGTATCAGCGGCATTCACGGGTGGGCGATCAAAAATCCGGGACGCAGCAATACGTCGGCGAACGAGATTGACCTGAGCGTGACCTACGACGTGAAGGAAGGGCCATTCAAAGGCGTTGGCATCGGCGTCTTTCCCGCGCGTTTGCGTACCAATGGCTTCTATGGGAAGTCCGACCGCAACGACGTGAAGATCATCGCGTCCTACAGCAAGACTTTTTGAAGGGATGAAATCATGAATCGAATCACCTTGATGATTGGAGCGCTGGCAATGGCGGCCACGTTGCCTGTGTTTGCCTTGTCTCCGGTCCCTCCTCTTCCTGCAAGTTACGTCGTGCCCGGAACATCTGCGAACGGGGCGCTGGCCGACGTGCTCGCGAGGGACCTCATGCTGCGCGTTTCAATCGATAACAACAACGCGGCGAAAGCAGGCGTGCCGTGCGCCGACCTTGGCGCGGATTCCGCCAGTTGTGCGACCGGCCGCTTGATACTGCTGAACGATGGACCGACGCGCATCACGGGCGATGGCTGGAAGCTGTATCTGCATAGCATCCGCCGTCTCCTGAAGATCGATCATGCCGACTTCTCATTGCGGCACTTGACGGGCGATCTCTACGAACTGACACCGCGGGCCGGTGCGGTATCGCTTGGCGCGGGGGAGCGTCTTGAGGTGCCGTTCGTCGCGGAATACTGGCTGCTGCGTTACAGCGATGTTTTACCCCGGCCCTATGTCGTCGTAGACGGTGTGGAGCCCGCCGTGCTCAAGCACAACGACACCGACGACGAGACGCGTTACGTCGATCGACTGCCCGGTGGCATACCCACCATCCCCATGACGCCCGCGCAGAAGTTTCGTCAGATGGTCGAGCGTGGCGAACCGCTCCCGGCGCAGCAGATTGCCGCACGCGCGTTGCCGTCAGTGATGCGGCAGCAAGCGGGCGATGGCGAAGTCGATGTAGCGGGCGTTGATCTGTCGTTGCCGGATCTGCCGCCGGCGAGCGTTGCCGCGCTGCGTGAACGTGCCACTACGCTTGGCCTCGCGAATGGCGGCTTGCCGATCACCGGCGCACTCGCGCCACGCTCGCTGCCGGCCGACATCGCCGTGCCCGGTGGTTACCGGCTGCGGATCGGGCGCACCGGCGCGGAAGTCGACGGTTACGATACCGCCGGCCTCTACTACGGCGTGCAAACCCTGTTGTCGCTGACGCCCGCTGGCGGGGGCCGGATTCCCGCGATGACCATCGAAGACGCGTCGCGCTTCGGTTATCGGGGAATGATGGTCGATGTCGCGCGCAACTACCGGCAGCCTGTAACGTTGCGCCGACTCATTGACCAGATGAGCGCTTACAAGCTGAACCGCCTGCACCTGCATTTATCCGATGACGAAGGCTGGCGGATCGAGATTCCCGGGCTACCAGAACTGACGGCAATCGGAGGACAGCGTTGCCACGATCCCGACGAAGAGCGTTGCCTGTTGCCCCAACTCGCGTCAGGCCCGGACAACCGTTCGGGCGGTGGTTACCTGAGCCGCGCAGACTACATCGCGCTGCTGCGTTACGCCGACGATCGTTTTATCGAGGTCATTCCCGAGATCGACATGCCGGCCCATGCGCGCGCGGCCGTGGTAGCCATGGAGGCGCGATACAAACGGCTGCATGCGTTGGGCCGCGAGCAGGACGCGAACGCATTTCGCCTGCTCGATCCCGACGACACTTCGCAAACGCTTTCGGTGCAGTTCTACGATCGCCGCAGCTATCTGAATCCTTGTTCGAGCGGTGCGCTGAATTTTGCCGGCAAGGTGATCGGCGAGATTGCCGCGATGCATCGTGAGGCGCAGGTGCCCATGCCTGTATGGCATTTTGGCGGTGATGAAGCGAAGAACATTTTGCTCGGCGCGGGTTTTCAGTCGCGCGAGGGCACGGATGCGGACAAGGGTCGCATCAATATCGCTGCGCAGGACAAACCGTGGGCGCGCTCGCCAATGTGCGCGGCGCTGCTGCGCCAGAGCGGTGTTGCTTCAGTGGACGAGCTGCCGTCAAGGTTTGCCCGTCAGGTCAGTACGCTCGTGAACGCCAACGGCATCGAGGCCATGGCGGCTTGGCAGGACGGGTTGAAGCATGCGAGCGGCCCGCACGACTTCGCGACGAAGAACGTGATGGTGACGTTGTGGGACCCGCTATTCTGGGGCGGAGCCGAAACGGTGCAGACCTGGAGTGCGAAGGGTTATCGGGGCGTGCTGGCCTTGCCCGACTACCTGTACTTCGACTTCCCCTATTCCCTTGATCCGCATGAGCGCGGTTATTACTGGGGATCGCGTGCGACCGACAGCTTCAAGGTCTTTACGCTCGCGCCCGATAATTTGCCGCAGAACGCCGAAGTGATGCCCGATCGCGATGGCAAGCCCTTCGAGTTGACGAGCAAGGGCCCGGCGGTACGTATCGATGGTATGCAGGGGCAGGCGTTTGCGGAGGTCATGCGCACTGACCAGCAGTTCGAGTACATGGTGTATCCGCGTTTGCTGGCACTGGCGGAACGTGCATGGCACCGGGCGGATTGGGAGCGGCCGTACCGCGAGGGCGAGCGTTACAAGCTCGGCGAAACCGATCACGTGGACAAGCTTGCGATGGCGCGTGACTGGCTGGGCTTTGAAAGCGTCGTGGAACAGCGCGAACTGGCCAAGCTGAAACTGGCGGGCGTTGGGTATCGGGCGATTCCGCTAACGCTGCCGGTCATGCCCGCCGATACCGGTATCGCGAAGGTCGATTGACGGGGGAACTGGTTTCGCAGCTTTACCCGACGTCAGCCGACGTCGGGGCCGTCGCTATCGGGCGAGGGAAACTGCCACTCTTTGTCTTAAGGCCCCTTTAAGCCCGCTTTAACCCGTCCCGGCTAGAATGAACGTCCGGGCTGCAAAGCCAAGACAAGCCGTGACCCAAACCGATGCGAATCCTACTGGTAGAAGACGACAGAATGATTGCGGAAGGCGTCCGCAAGGCGCTGCGCAGCGACGGATTCGCAGTGGACTGGGTGCAGGATGGTGAAGCGGCCCTGACGGCGGTAGGCGGCGAACCTTACGATCTCATGCTGCTGGACCTGGGCCTGCCCAAACGGGACGGTCTCGATGTCCTCAAAAGCCTGCGAGCAAAAGGCAACGCCCTGCCTGTGCTCATTGTCACAGCCCGTGACGCCATTGCTGACCGCGTAAAAGGCCTGGACGCCGGCGCCGACGACTACCTCGTCAAACCTTTCGACCTCGACGAACTGGGCGCCCGCATGCGCGCCCTGATCCGCCGCCACGCCGGCCGCGGCGACTCCCTGATCCGCCACGGCGCATTAACGCTTGACCCCGTGGGCCACCAGGTCACGCTGGAAGGCAATCCCATAGCGCTCTCAGCCCGCGAATTCGCGCTGCTCGAAGCCCTGATGGCGCGTCCGGGCGCGGTTTTATCGAAGAGCCAGCTCGAAGAAAAAATCTACGGCTGGGGTGAGGAAATCGGCAGTAACACCGTCGAGGTTTACATCCATTCGCTGCGTAAAAAGCTTGGGCCCGACCTCATCCGCAATGTCCGGGGACTCGGTTACATGGTGTCGAAGGAAGCCTGATGCATTCCATTCGCCGCCAACTGCTGGTCTGGCTGCTGGCGCTGGTAATCGTCGGCGTGGGGTTTGCGGGCTGGCTGATCTACCGTCAGGCGCTGGCCGAAGCGAACGAACTCTTCGATTACCAGTTGGAACAGATCGCGGCCGCGTTGCCGTCGGAGCCGTTTTCGTCGGTGCTGCAATCGCGCAGCGACAGCGACGAAGGCGTCGTGATCCAGATCTGGAACCGCAACGGCGTGCTCATGTATTACTCGCACCCGCGCGTCCCGCTCGCTCCGCACGCGGAATTGGGCTTTTCAACCGAAGCCACGCCACGCGGCGTATGGCGCGTCTACAGCGCCATTGTTGGCGATAACGTTGTCCAGCTCGCGCAGCCGCTGTCCATCCGCAACCGGCTGGCAGCAGGTGTCGCGTGGCGAACCTTGTGGCCGCTCGTGGTGCTTCTGCCGCTGCTCGGCATGGCGATATGGATCATTGTTGGACGGGGTTTGAGGCCGCTGCAACGCGTCACGCGCGCGCTCGACACGCGTCACCCCGAAGCGCTGGAGCCTTTGCCCGACAACCGTTTGCCGGAAGAAGTCGTACCCGTGGTGCGCGCGTTGAACGCGCTGCTCTCTCGCCTTGCGACCGCGCTGGACACGCAAAAGGCTTTCGTCGCCGACGCCGCCCATGAGCTTCGCACGCCGCTCGCCGCCGTGCAGATCCAGTCGCAACTGGTGGCGCGCGCGAAGGACGACGAGTCGCGCAAGGAAGCGCTCGACGACCTGCAAGCGGGTATCACGCGCGCCACGCGTCTGGCCGAGCAACTGCTGGCGCTCGCCCGTTCGGAACCTGACGGCAAGAGCGAGACCCAGCCGGTGGACCTCCACGCGCTGCTCGACGAATGCGTGGGCGGGTCCGTGCTGGTGGCGCAACAGCGCGGTGTTGACCTGGGCATCGAGGCGAGCGAACCGGCAACCATCTCCGGCGACGCCAATGCGTTGCGCGTGATGTTCAACAATCTCATCGATAACGCCACGAAATACACGCCGAGCGGCGGTCGCGTAGACGTCTGCTTGCAGGTAGAAGACGGCAACCCGAAAGTGGAAATCACCGATACCGGCCCGGGCATCCCGGCCGACGAACGCGAGCGTGTGTTCGACCGGTTTTATCGCGCGGGAATGGCCGCCAGCCGGGAGCGCACGGACGTGGCGGGCAGCGGCCTGGGCCTCGCGATCGTGCGCCGGATCGCGGTGCAGCACGACGCGAAAGTTTCGCTCGACGAATCGAAAAGCGGCGGTCTGCTCGTCTCCATTGAATTCAAAGCCGCTTAAATACCGGGCTTTAAGTGCCCTTTAAGCGGCGCCTCGTACTCTTCGTTTTATTCTGAAGCGCATCCCCGAGGAGCACACGATGAAAGCGAAAATCATTTCCCGCAGCGCCATTGCGGTAGCCGTTGCCGTCGCCTTGTCGGCGGGGTACGTGGCCGGAAACCGGAACGTCCCGGCACCGCAGGTCATCACGCCGGCACAAGCCGCCATGATGCCGGCCGAAGCCGCTGCGAAGACCGGTATTCCGGATTTCTCCGGCCTGGTCGAAACCTACGGCCCGGCGGTCGTCAATATCAGCGCGAAACACGTGGTGAAGACCGCGTCGCGCCGCAATGGCATGAACGGCGGGATGAACGGCGGCAATCCGCAATTGCCGATTGATCCGAGTGATCCGTTCTATCAATTCTTCAAGCACTTTTACGGTAATGGCGTGCCGGGCATGGGCGGCAACGACGGCCAGAATGCCTCCGATACCCCCAGCGAAAGCCTGGGTTCGGGCTTTATCGTGAGTAGCGACGGTTACATCCTGACAAACGCACACGTGGTTGACGGCGCGAACGTCGTCACGGTCAAGACCACGGACAAGCGCGAATACC
This window of the Caballeronia sp. SBC1 genome carries:
- a CDS encoding histone deacetylase family protein; translation: MLTYFHPSQLKHHPRTYLSRGQMRTPQEIPERALRLVEASKAMGFDVREPADFGAAPLAAVHGMNYLRFLEEAHREWKKVSAEWGDEVMSNVYIRENNPLRGVLGQAARYLADGSCPIGPDTYESAYWSAQSALGGANAILDGAREAYALCRPPGHHARAEAAGGFCYLNNAAIAAQALRAKVGRVAILDTDMHHGQGIQEIFYDRSDVLYVSIHGDPTNFYPVVAGFDDERGEAAGEGYNVNLPMPHGSSEDVFFDSLDTAARVLQRFQPDVLVLALGFDIYKDDPQSMVAVTTEGFGKLGCAIGALNLPTLIVQEGGYHIDTLEVNARAFFDGFSAGR
- a CDS encoding OprD family outer membrane porin — encoded protein: MAKVRLICFAILTTVCDTSAWAAPDALEDDELTRGTTRPWISEEVPSLFSKSETTVSTTFYSRNRHATDHAGDIHVDALSLGLDWRSGYAAGPWGFVGADLSGFTNMRLAPGTGQSEVLYHDYRDGADKTYATLAQAALKWRSTATGDGWQVRAGYTPISVGTLGTSGGLHSHAYRGVELKYRVAGWEVGYGLADQFRNEWDNRFRPMTNAWHQNRDQYDGTASRIDFVHSVGIRYEASADSSVDAGVGEGRRYRRNAQVAATRAWRIADSGTVTATGYALWGRYEAALGPSATPRDEWHASTSVGYATGPFTVSLGFGVTHAPDSGEMNFRLTPWANSDNRNQIQTWGQLDDFVWDGTRVLKAAASYQIGSYVGMPGLAVGISGIHGWAIKNPGRSNTSANEIDLSVTYDVKEGPFKGVGIGVFPARLRTNGFYGKSDRNDVKIIASYSKTF
- a CDS encoding family 20 glycosylhydrolase; amino-acid sequence: MNRITLMIGALAMAATLPVFALSPVPPLPASYVVPGTSANGALADVLARDLMLRVSIDNNNAAKAGVPCADLGADSASCATGRLILLNDGPTRITGDGWKLYLHSIRRLLKIDHADFSLRHLTGDLYELTPRAGAVSLGAGERLEVPFVAEYWLLRYSDVLPRPYVVVDGVEPAVLKHNDTDDETRYVDRLPGGIPTIPMTPAQKFRQMVERGEPLPAQQIAARALPSVMRQQAGDGEVDVAGVDLSLPDLPPASVAALRERATTLGLANGGLPITGALAPRSLPADIAVPGGYRLRIGRTGAEVDGYDTAGLYYGVQTLLSLTPAGGGRIPAMTIEDASRFGYRGMMVDVARNYRQPVTLRRLIDQMSAYKLNRLHLHLSDDEGWRIEIPGLPELTAIGGQRCHDPDEERCLLPQLASGPDNRSGGGYLSRADYIALLRYADDRFIEVIPEIDMPAHARAAVVAMEARYKRLHALGREQDANAFRLLDPDDTSQTLSVQFYDRRSYLNPCSSGALNFAGKVIGEIAAMHREAQVPMPVWHFGGDEAKNILLGAGFQSREGTDADKGRINIAAQDKPWARSPMCAALLRQSGVASVDELPSRFARQVSTLVNANGIEAMAAWQDGLKHASGPHDFATKNVMVTLWDPLFWGGAETVQTWSAKGYRGVLALPDYLYFDFPYSLDPHERGYYWGSRATDSFKVFTLAPDNLPQNAEVMPDRDGKPFELTSKGPAVRIDGMQGQAFAEVMRTDQQFEYMVYPRLLALAERAWHRADWERPYREGERYKLGETDHVDKLAMARDWLGFESVVEQRELAKLKLAGVGYRAIPLTLPVMPADTGIAKVD
- a CDS encoding response regulator — its product is MRILLVEDDRMIAEGVRKALRSDGFAVDWVQDGEAALTAVGGEPYDLMLLDLGLPKRDGLDVLKSLRAKGNALPVLIVTARDAIADRVKGLDAGADDYLVKPFDLDELGARMRALIRRHAGRGDSLIRHGALTLDPVGHQVTLEGNPIALSAREFALLEALMARPGAVLSKSQLEEKIYGWGEEIGSNTVEVYIHSLRKKLGPDLIRNVRGLGYMVSKEA
- a CDS encoding ATP-binding protein, encoding MHSIRRQLLVWLLALVIVGVGFAGWLIYRQALAEANELFDYQLEQIAAALPSEPFSSVLQSRSDSDEGVVIQIWNRNGVLMYYSHPRVPLAPHAELGFSTEATPRGVWRVYSAIVGDNVVQLAQPLSIRNRLAAGVAWRTLWPLVVLLPLLGMAIWIIVGRGLRPLQRVTRALDTRHPEALEPLPDNRLPEEVVPVVRALNALLSRLATALDTQKAFVADAAHELRTPLAAVQIQSQLVARAKDDESRKEALDDLQAGITRATRLAEQLLALARSEPDGKSETQPVDLHALLDECVGGSVLVAQQRGVDLGIEASEPATISGDANALRVMFNNLIDNATKYTPSGGRVDVCLQVEDGNPKVEITDTGPGIPADERERVFDRFYRAGMAASRERTDVAGSGLGLAIVRRIAVQHDAKVSLDESKSGGLLVSIEFKAA